In Streptomyces sp. DG2A-72, one genomic interval encodes:
- a CDS encoding phytase, with the protein MATLLAASPAGADAELPVVTARSESAPLFDDEAGQNADADDPAIWRNPADPGRSLVMATAKEGGLRVYDLDARLVQSIAAPKPPSADDAPGRYNNVDLVTGLRTSSGRADVAVVSDRGNDRLRIYRIDASRPDAPLTDITDPAAAPVFSAGQSEINDQRTAYGLGTWKDKASGRTYALVSQRERTRLALLELVPAANGKVGYRKVRTLDLPSSFRLPNATTWTPCLEPGELPQIEGMVVDPATGTLYAGQEDIGIWRLRADLTGTPVLIDRTKEYGVPGTYDEETEECTPGADPGFGGKHLSADVEGLTLFEERDGDGYLLASSQGDNSFALYDREVGDANEYEGGFKVGAASSTLDSVEECDGAAILNAPLGSRYPRGLLVVQDGEETPAVDDRTATGFKFVDLGAVVDAADM; encoded by the coding sequence CTGGCCACCCTCCTCGCGGCGTCCCCCGCGGGGGCGGACGCCGAGTTGCCGGTGGTGACCGCGCGCAGCGAGTCCGCGCCGCTCTTCGACGACGAGGCCGGCCAGAACGCCGACGCGGACGACCCGGCGATCTGGCGGAACCCCGCCGACCCCGGGCGCAGTCTCGTCATGGCGACCGCCAAGGAGGGCGGGCTGCGGGTCTACGACCTGGACGCGCGCCTGGTGCAGTCGATCGCCGCGCCGAAGCCGCCGTCGGCGGACGACGCGCCCGGCCGGTACAACAACGTCGACCTCGTCACCGGCCTGCGCACCTCGTCCGGCCGGGCCGATGTCGCGGTGGTCAGCGACCGCGGGAACGACCGGCTGCGGATCTACCGCATCGACGCCTCCCGCCCGGACGCCCCGCTGACCGACATCACCGACCCGGCCGCAGCCCCGGTGTTCTCCGCCGGCCAGAGCGAGATCAACGACCAGCGCACCGCGTACGGGCTGGGCACCTGGAAGGACAAGGCCAGCGGCCGTACGTACGCCCTGGTCAGCCAGCGTGAGCGCACTCGCCTCGCCCTCCTCGAACTCGTGCCGGCCGCGAACGGCAAGGTCGGCTACCGCAAGGTCCGCACCCTCGACCTCCCCTCCTCCTTCCGCCTGCCGAACGCCACCACCTGGACCCCCTGCCTGGAGCCCGGCGAACTCCCGCAGATCGAGGGCATGGTCGTCGACCCGGCCACCGGCACGCTGTACGCCGGGCAGGAGGACATCGGCATCTGGCGGCTGCGCGCCGACCTCACCGGCACGCCCGTCCTGATCGACAGGACCAAGGAGTACGGCGTCCCGGGCACTTACGACGAGGAGACCGAGGAGTGCACGCCGGGCGCCGACCCCGGCTTCGGCGGGAAGCATCTGTCGGCCGACGTCGAGGGCCTGACGCTGTTCGAGGAGCGGGACGGCGACGGCTACCTCCTCGCCTCCAGCCAGGGTGACAACTCCTTCGCCCTGTACGACCGTGAGGTCGGCGACGCCAACGAGTACGAGGGCGGGTTCAAGGTCGGCGCCGCGTCCTCGACGCTCGACAGCGTGGAGGAGTGCGACGGCGCCGCCATCCTCAACGCCCCGCTGGGCAGCCGCTATCCGCGCGGCCTGCTCGTCGTCCAGGACGGCGAGGAGACCCCGGCCGTGGACGACCGCACGGCCACCGGCTTCAAGTTCGTCGACCTGGGCGCGGTGGTGGACGCCGCCGACATGTGA
- a CDS encoding DinB family protein, whose protein sequence is MTASDAKADLHFYLQSARDALLWKLEGLSEYDIRRPHTPTGTNLLGLVKHVATVELGYLGDTFGRPSGEALPWVEEGAEATADMWATAEESREQIVGLYRRAWAHADATIDALPLDTVGKVPWWPSGRDEVTLHHAVVRVIADTHRHAGHADIIRELTDGAVGMNKGNDSMPPGDSAWWEKHRSRLEQAARDAERGA, encoded by the coding sequence ATGACCGCATCCGACGCCAAAGCCGACCTTCACTTCTATCTGCAGTCCGCCCGTGATGCCCTGCTGTGGAAACTCGAAGGGCTCTCGGAGTACGACATCCGCCGCCCGCACACGCCGACCGGCACGAACCTCCTGGGCCTGGTGAAACACGTGGCCACAGTGGAACTCGGTTATCTGGGCGACACGTTCGGACGGCCCTCCGGTGAGGCGCTGCCGTGGGTCGAGGAGGGCGCCGAGGCGACCGCGGACATGTGGGCCACCGCCGAGGAGTCACGCGAGCAGATCGTGGGCCTCTATCGCCGGGCGTGGGCGCACGCGGACGCGACGATCGACGCGCTGCCGCTGGACACGGTCGGCAAGGTGCCGTGGTGGCCCAGCGGCAGGGATGAGGTGACGCTGCACCATGCCGTGGTGCGCGTCATCGCCGACACCCACCGGCATGCCGGGCACGCCGACATCATCCGGGAACTCACGGACGGTGCCGTCGGGATGAACAAGGGCAACGACAGCATGCCGCCGGGTGACTCGGCGTGGTGGGAGAAGCACCGGAGCCGACTGGAGCAGGCGGCGCGGGATGCCGAGCGGGGCGCGTGA